A genomic segment from Anabas testudineus chromosome 6, fAnaTes1.2, whole genome shotgun sequence encodes:
- the LOC113166488 gene encoding GRAM domain-containing protein 2A, producing the protein MMMSENLEQSEDVGVLTPQEVEPPREEDGHCPLPFRLQLIDDLSYEDVKKCYRGSTVSKYNSQYHKLFQTVPKEEILMKVYSCALLRDILLQGRLYISRNWLCFYANLFGKDIKVCIPVVSVRLVKKHKTAGLVPNGLAITMDTGQKYVFVSLLSRDSVYDVLRRICTHLQVNGKSLSLKQYLEEPSSLSMDEFPEVLKWRRKQSLPAVSSSLPDLLGNSSPGLAADTPFSTHTLTASSLETEKILLTEPVPELGHMEYQLLRLFILLVFLLVLSSCYLAFRVCRLEQQLSFLSSQPALRQRCGEVPCWLANQRAGT; encoded by the exons ATGATGATGTCAGAGAACTTGGAGCAGAGTGAAGACGTTGGCGTCCTAACCCCACAGGAGGTGGAGCCCCCCAGGGAGGAGGACGGACACTGCCCCCTGCCTTTCAG gctgcagctgaTCGACGACCTGTCCTACGAAGATGTGAAGAAGTGTTACAGAGGATCG ACAGTCAGCAAGTACAATTCTCAGTACCACAAACTGTTCCAGACCGTTCCCAAAGAGGAGATCCTGATGAAAG tgtATTCGTGTGCGTTGCTGAGAGACATCCTGCTGCAGGGACGACTCTACATCTCCAGAAACTGGCTGTGTTTCTATGCAAACCTGTTTGGAAAAGACATCAAG GTCTGTATACCAGTGGTGTCGGTCCGGCTGGTGAAGAAGCACAAGACGGCCGGTCTGGTGCCAAACGGTTTGGCGATCACCATGGACACTGGACAGAAG taCGTCTTTGTGTCCCTGCTGTCCAGAGACAGCGTCTACGACGTGCTCCGGAGGATCTGCACTCACCTGCAG GTGAACGGGAAGAGTCTGAGTCTGAAGCAGTACCTGGAGGAGCCCAGCTCTCTGTCGATG GATGAGTTCCCGGAGGTGTTgaagtggaggaggaaacagtCGCTCCCCGCCGTCTCCTCGTCCCTCCCAGACCTGCTGGGAAACTCCTCCCCTGGCCTCGCAGCCGACACACccttcagcacacacacactcacag ccagcAGTCTGGAGACCGAGAAGATCCTGTTGACAGAACCAGTACCTGAACTGGGTCACATGGAGTACCAGCTACTTAGACTCTTCATACTGCT CGTCTTCCTGTTGGTGCTGTCGTCCTGCTATCTGGCCTTCAGAGTTTGTCGTctggagcagcagctcagcttccTGAGCAGCCAGCCGGCCCTCAGACAGAG GTGTGGAGAGGTGCCCTGCTGGCTGGCCAATCAGAGAGCAGGAACCTGA
- the LOC113165770 gene encoding proline-rich protein 5-like isoform X2, translating to MGSFRRPRPRFMSSPVLSDLARFHASSPALQISNTSVWNSVQSAVMKVFQGGALQTNELYNLNESIRWLLKTEMGSFITEYFQNQLLTRGLSEVLDQILLHSGDEQLAILADIWDRFFTETLPTLQAIFYPVQGQELTVRQMALLAFRDLVLLKLHLEESLGTAASVPPPVTQMLLVLQGIHESGGPSLEYQRLERLVEIVVSPYLNNVLQNRNQLLLESRHLRSSGSLLGDQPEITITQHHSSSDSSSLAPLVEQEGEAYLEKVGGVRRHTVANAHSDVRLLSVSGRMHAGIEKDHGMREGENRVEFLVGGRQMSPRTFSSQPDMVECPRGGVICLPNT from the exons ATGGGATCCTTCAGACGTCCCAGGCCTCGGTTTATGAGCTCTCCAGTTCTGTCCGACCTCGCCCGGTTCCACGCCAGCTCACCGGCTCTTCAGATTTCCAACACCAGTGTGTGGAACAG TGTCCAATCAGCGGTGATGAAGGTGTTCCAGGGTGGAGCTCTGCAGACTAACGAGCTGTACAATCTTAACGAGAGCATCAG GTGGCTCCTTAAAACAGAGATGGGCTCCTTCATCACAGAATACTTCCAG aaCCAGCTGCTGACCCGAGGTCTGTCTGAAGTCTTGGATCAGATCCTGCTTCACTCTG GTGACGAACAGCTGGCCATCCTCGCAGACATATGGGACAGATTCTTCACGGAGACCCTCCCCACCCTGCAGGCCATCTTCTACCCTGTCCAG ggtcAGGAGCTCACAGTGAGGCAGATGGCCCTGTTGGCCTTCAGAGACCTGGTGCTGTTGAAGCTTCACCTGGAGGAAAGTCTAGGAACTGCAGCCTCTGTCCCTCCACCTGTCACACAGATGCTGCTGGTGCTACAG GGTATCCACGAGTCTGGAGGTCCCAGTCTGGAGTATCAGCGGTTGGAGCGTCTGGTGGAGATCGTTGTGTCTCCGTATCTCAACAATGTtctgcaaaacagaaaccagCTGCTGTTAG AGTCCCGTCATCTGCGGTCGTCGGGGTCGTTGCTAGGCGACCAGCCGGAGATCACCATCACTCAGCATCACAGCTCATCGGACTCTTCGTCTCTGGCTCCGCTGGTGGAGCAGGAGGGGGAGGCCTACCTGGAGAAGGTGGGCGGTGTGCGGCGCCACACGGTTGCCAACGCGCACTCTGATGTCCGGCTGCTGTCAGTGTCAGGCAGGATGCATGCTGGGATAGAGAAGGACCATGGGATGAGAGAAGGCGAGAACAGAGTGGAGTTTTTGGTGGGGGGCAGGCAGATGAGTCCCAGGACGTTCTCCAGCCAACCGGATATGGTGGAGTGTCCGAGGGGAGGAGTTATCTGTCTCCCTAACACCTAG
- the LOC113165770 gene encoding proline-rich protein 5-like isoform X1: MLNEFLSDLIQFSLQHPGSTMGSFRRPRPRFMSSPVLSDLARFHASSPALQISNTSVWNSVQSAVMKVFQGGALQTNELYNLNESIRWLLKTEMGSFITEYFQNQLLTRGLSEVLDQILLHSGDEQLAILADIWDRFFTETLPTLQAIFYPVQGQELTVRQMALLAFRDLVLLKLHLEESLGTAASVPPPVTQMLLVLQGIHESGGPSLEYQRLERLVEIVVSPYLNNVLQNRNQLLLESRHLRSSGSLLGDQPEITITQHHSSSDSSSLAPLVEQEGEAYLEKVGGVRRHTVANAHSDVRLLSVSGRMHAGIEKDHGMREGENRVEFLVGGRQMSPRTFSSQPDMVECPRGGVICLPNT, from the exons ATGTTGAATGAATTTTTATCAGATCTAATTCAGTTTTCTCTACAGCATCCAGGGTCCACGATGGGATCCTTCAGACGTCCCAGGCCTCGGTTTATGAGCTCTCCAGTTCTGTCCGACCTCGCCCGGTTCCACGCCAGCTCACCGGCTCTTCAGATTTCCAACACCAGTGTGTGGAACAG TGTCCAATCAGCGGTGATGAAGGTGTTCCAGGGTGGAGCTCTGCAGACTAACGAGCTGTACAATCTTAACGAGAGCATCAG GTGGCTCCTTAAAACAGAGATGGGCTCCTTCATCACAGAATACTTCCAG aaCCAGCTGCTGACCCGAGGTCTGTCTGAAGTCTTGGATCAGATCCTGCTTCACTCTG GTGACGAACAGCTGGCCATCCTCGCAGACATATGGGACAGATTCTTCACGGAGACCCTCCCCACCCTGCAGGCCATCTTCTACCCTGTCCAG ggtcAGGAGCTCACAGTGAGGCAGATGGCCCTGTTGGCCTTCAGAGACCTGGTGCTGTTGAAGCTTCACCTGGAGGAAAGTCTAGGAACTGCAGCCTCTGTCCCTCCACCTGTCACACAGATGCTGCTGGTGCTACAG GGTATCCACGAGTCTGGAGGTCCCAGTCTGGAGTATCAGCGGTTGGAGCGTCTGGTGGAGATCGTTGTGTCTCCGTATCTCAACAATGTtctgcaaaacagaaaccagCTGCTGTTAG AGTCCCGTCATCTGCGGTCGTCGGGGTCGTTGCTAGGCGACCAGCCGGAGATCACCATCACTCAGCATCACAGCTCATCGGACTCTTCGTCTCTGGCTCCGCTGGTGGAGCAGGAGGGGGAGGCCTACCTGGAGAAGGTGGGCGGTGTGCGGCGCCACACGGTTGCCAACGCGCACTCTGATGTCCGGCTGCTGTCAGTGTCAGGCAGGATGCATGCTGGGATAGAGAAGGACCATGGGATGAGAGAAGGCGAGAACAGAGTGGAGTTTTTGGTGGGGGGCAGGCAGATGAGTCCCAGGACGTTCTCCAGCCAACCGGATATGGTGGAGTGTCCGAGGGGAGGAGTTATCTGTCTCCCTAACACCTAG